The Epinephelus lanceolatus isolate andai-2023 chromosome 14, ASM4190304v1, whole genome shotgun sequence genome has a window encoding:
- the LOC117251609 gene encoding NAD(P)H dehydrogenase [quinone] 1-like isoform X2, whose protein sequence is MAKKVLIVYAHQSSGSFNAAAKNAAVEVLTAQGCTVAVSDLYAMKFKATATAEDINGEVKNADHFRYAEETKLAWEEGKLSADLTEEQHKLTEADLIIFQFPMYWFTVPAIMKGWMDRVLTLGFAYSQEKRYSQGVFKNKMAMLSFTTGSQESMFSADGINGDMNVTLWPLQNGILHYCGFQVLAPQIFWAPSHVAPEVRGTMLEGWRTRLQGLLGEKPLSFIPLDCFDKEKGYQLKPEVHEKHAAKEFGLTVGIHLGKALPPNNQIKAGV, encoded by the exons ATGG CAAAGAAAGTGTTGATTGTGTATGCCCACCAGAGCTCTGGCTCGTTCAACGCTGCAGCCAAAAATGCTGCTGTGGAGGTTCTAACAGCTCAGGGCTGCACAGTAGCAGTATCTGACCTATATGCCATGAAGTTTAAAGCCACTGCTACAGCTGAGGACATCAATG GAGAAGTCAAGAATGCGGATCATTTCCGTTACGCAGAGGAGACCAAACTGGCATGGGAGGAAGGAAAACTATCTGCTGACCTCACCGAGGAGCAACACAAACTCACTGAGGCAGACCTCATCATCTTCCAG TTCCCCATGTACTGGTTCACTGTTCCTGCGATCATGAAGGGCTGGATGGATCGGGTGCTCACACTGGGCTTTGCCTACTCACAAGAGAAGCGATACAGCCAGGGAGTCTTCAAG AACAAGATGGCCATGTTGTCCTTCACCACTGGGTCTCAGGAGTCCATGTTCAGTGCTGATGGCATTAATGGAGACATGAATGTCACACTGTGGCCCCTGCAG AATGGCATCCTGCACTACTGTGGCTTCCAGGTTCTGGCTCCTCAGATCTTCTGGGCCCCGTCTCACGTTGCCCCTGAGGTGCGTGGCACCATGCTGGAGGGCTGGCGTACACGGCTGCAAGGTCTCCTAGGCGAAAAACCACTTTCCTTCATTCCCTTGGACTGCTTTGATAAGGAGAAGGGTTACCAGCTGAAGCCAGAGGTCCACGAGAAGCATGCTGCCAAGGAGTTTGGACTGACTGTGGGgatccacctgggaaaggcactACCACCTAACAACCAAATTAAAGCTGGAGTCTAA
- the LOC117251609 gene encoding NAD(P)H dehydrogenase [quinone] 1-like isoform X1, which yields MAAKKVLIVYAHQSSGSFNAAAKNAAVEVLTAQGCTVAVSDLYAMKFKATATAEDINGEVKNADHFRYAEETKLAWEEGKLSADLTEEQHKLTEADLIIFQFPMYWFTVPAIMKGWMDRVLTLGFAYSQEKRYSQGVFKNKMAMLSFTTGSQESMFSADGINGDMNVTLWPLQNGILHYCGFQVLAPQIFWAPSHVAPEVRGTMLEGWRTRLQGLLGEKPLSFIPLDCFDKEKGYQLKPEVHEKHAAKEFGLTVGIHLGKALPPNNQIKAGV from the exons ATGG CAGCAAAGAAAGTGTTGATTGTGTATGCCCACCAGAGCTCTGGCTCGTTCAACGCTGCAGCCAAAAATGCTGCTGTGGAGGTTCTAACAGCTCAGGGCTGCACAGTAGCAGTATCTGACCTATATGCCATGAAGTTTAAAGCCACTGCTACAGCTGAGGACATCAATG GAGAAGTCAAGAATGCGGATCATTTCCGTTACGCAGAGGAGACCAAACTGGCATGGGAGGAAGGAAAACTATCTGCTGACCTCACCGAGGAGCAACACAAACTCACTGAGGCAGACCTCATCATCTTCCAG TTCCCCATGTACTGGTTCACTGTTCCTGCGATCATGAAGGGCTGGATGGATCGGGTGCTCACACTGGGCTTTGCCTACTCACAAGAGAAGCGATACAGCCAGGGAGTCTTCAAG AACAAGATGGCCATGTTGTCCTTCACCACTGGGTCTCAGGAGTCCATGTTCAGTGCTGATGGCATTAATGGAGACATGAATGTCACACTGTGGCCCCTGCAG AATGGCATCCTGCACTACTGTGGCTTCCAGGTTCTGGCTCCTCAGATCTTCTGGGCCCCGTCTCACGTTGCCCCTGAGGTGCGTGGCACCATGCTGGAGGGCTGGCGTACACGGCTGCAAGGTCTCCTAGGCGAAAAACCACTTTCCTTCATTCCCTTGGACTGCTTTGATAAGGAGAAGGGTTACCAGCTGAAGCCAGAGGTCCACGAGAAGCATGCTGCCAAGGAGTTTGGACTGACTGTGGGgatccacctgggaaaggcactACCACCTAACAACCAAATTAAAGCTGGAGTCTAA